In Zerene cesonia ecotype Mississippi chromosome 20, Zerene_cesonia_1.1, whole genome shotgun sequence, the genomic stretch AGACTATAGTATGCCACAGAATGTGTTCCCACTTGTTGTCAGGTATGTTATATAAGAttgtatatatgaatatatctgaatttttatatcagggtggagtaataaaaaagtatttgcaTCACTTCCAATAATTActgatttgaatttaatattttataatatttaaacgataACTTGTTTAGAGGCAgtgtaacaattattatgaaagAGCAATCGAAAtcgaaacatacaaaaaacggAATTctcaagaatttttttaaaattttaacatatcataattcacaaaacaaaataacgttttattttaagtaaggTAGTAAGAGTAATAGAAAATctcaactttttttaaatagaatctTAAACTTAAACTATGATATTCATCCTATACATCATCTCGCTCTgcattgtacatattttttattacgaacTAATTATCGATAGCCGAATGAAAATGTATAGCACCATACTTCTGCAAATGcacctatattattattaaaaatttatgtgtattatatatagcatttTCTCTTTTGGAATGTGATCTGTTTTATcctttataactttttaaaatatatttatgcaaaattacacatttattaatatgcttCATATTTCAGCAAAGGCAAAAATTATAAGCTGGCAAAAGTACAAGACGTTAGGtaacatctataaataattatgtatttatattatatttatctctaTATAAACATGCActgtaaaatcaatttttcttTCAGCAATGACATATCTGACAATGACACACCGGACTTAAGtactgatataattattaggtATTGTTTTGGTCTCTCAAATGCGGGTGTGGAGTGGGTTTTAGGATTTgttttgtgaataattttgtgAATACTCAATTGTGTTGTGTGTCAGTGACTAACATGTACCTATGTTGAGTAGTATTTGTTGTATGTCGCcgtaagattataaaaaccGTTGCATTATAGTCTAATTGAGACATTGTCATATAATCcgtgaatattttaaaccaaATCTGTAATAATGTAACAGGTGTTGGATGgccatattaaataaaacaaaacaaaaaaaaataacttgcgATATTTTAATCTGTCAAATTATGATCCGTAACAGTTTTTtgctaataaaaaagataaatcttAAGTCCCTCAAATTGTAATCTAACGGTTTTTAAAACCTTACAgtgaaaattataacattttaggCTTTTAAATGTTGAATGTTGTATGTCAGTTGTATAGGTGGAAGTCGTTTGGTGTTAAAATGTGATTGTTGtagtaatacatattacaattagtagaattgtaatatttcacCCAATGATTAGGCAAAAATGCAGAAACGATTGTTAATCAAtgtgtgtataataaaattccaaaGTCCTTTAAACCGTtaataatataggtaattttttttctctgtGTCTGActtcataaattttctataacttaaaaaaaattgtatttagtCTGGAGCTCTgccatataataataagtacaacTAGCTGTGCGTCCGATATTTGTATTCCaataagtgtataatatatgtctTACTACTAAATTTTTGCACACaactgaatatattattattaataattgaaaacgtTAAAGTTTTAGATCCCATAGTCTCGTATTCGATAAGAGATTAATTTGcttttgaatgatttttttttatgtgtgataGGGAAacgcttgactaccatctcgcctactggtaagcgtagatgtagtctaagatggagcatacttccctagaaggtacctgatAACTCTACCTCTGAAGCTCCCAAGgacataaatgaaaaattagatttagatacaaaatcatttaatgatttatagaatataacaGATTTACAAAATTGGTTGTTCTGTCTTGCCTTAATCGAAAAAAGTCGTTTAAGTACTTAGTTTcgttaacaaatatattatgactaatatatacaatattatgttatgctAAAACAGGCTAGATACGTCCGTTTCAAATTatccaaaataaatactatataattaaacatacttTCCAGGGACCAGGTTTGTTTGCCATCTGATGGCTACCGTGTAATCCCGGGAATGCAAAACTGGTGCCAAACCAACTGCCTCCGCTACCCGCCCAACTGTCCCGACGCACTGTGCCACTGTCCgtaagtataaatttaatctttcCCTGCATTTAAATGGGtcttgaagtgaaacttctttagaatcgttgtgattgcGTAtgacctgatgcaacggaaaaaacgacaggtaagagacacaaatacaaaaatgtgttgaatgaagccggcaaagaatgagacagaaatatacatagtattttatattttacatatattcatttcattctttTATCGATTTaatgaagtttcacttctatcgtgtgtgatcgcacacacaccttttttatatCAGAGCGTGCAACTGAGCTGTTGTCTCGCCTGATAGTACCTAAGCGATCAccagcgcccatgaacattcgaaGAGATAGTGCAGCTGCGAAAGCGCTATCCGCTTTTTAGGGATTTAGAGatatggaaaggattgacgacgggaATGAAGGAATAAGAAAAGGAAACTGGGAAGTGTGAAGAAAAGGGAAACGGGCCTACGGCTCcccaatgtattattttattacccaattcacaattttagtatttaagtTCATACTGTTCTGTTCCGATACCTACTCCCATTCGGGTGCTCTATTTTAAGATTGTGTTAAAGGATAAAAGAAGGATTAACCGATACTTTTGTTGTGATTAAATTacgattaaaaatttattttaagtggaATCGGTTATTGGTTATTATATAAcagataaattgtataaaaaactaaCACTAAGTTATGAAACTTTAGGCTGTCACcatgtcttttattttattcaaaatctaTATGAATGTAAACACTGAATAAGAACCCTATTTCCAGGCAAGTGTGTGAAGCTATCGGCGAGTTACAAGGCAAAGAAGGTGCCGACGTGCACTGCATGGACCTCTGCATCGTGTACCCTCCTCGCTGTCCCAAGAACAAATGCTTATGTTACTGAGGAAATATTTAGAGCTATTGCgcatatctatatatactgGTCATTTTACGTGCAGTTATAATAGGACAATAGATAACTTCCAATGCAGTTTTGATTTCGTTGACTTAATGTCTTTCAAAATCCGACAATATTATATCACAAACCTTCGGTGGGCTTTTAAATctacaaatttatatgtaccattttctatttgttaccttctgtttaaatttatataatatattattgcgtAAGTAATTAGTAGGGATCTTAAATAAGTATACTCGTTGAGAATGTCGCGCACAAACATGTTAGAAAAATCACGTAAAAAGCGCTTTCTggcaatatcaaataataaaaaaatgtaataacatttgGTTTTTAAAACAGCAATCCAATTTAATAAAGTCTAGTgtataggtaggtacctaattTAAGTTGCCTGGctgtttttaagtaaatactcaaaattataacgaatttaaataaatgtacagtTGTATATATcgtattaacatattatatttgtaaatatataattatcccTCGTGGGTTATTGTACAATTCtgccatattattttaatataattggtgccagatttaatattattttgtaaaaataaacgttttataacattagcgtattttatatttatatctacctaatattatttacttataaaaatatacacatatctAGGATATAATTGATCGTATAAcccaaaacaattattttcgaCTAGCTTTCCGCGTTTCCGCCCCCGTAGTCGAAATAAATGCTTCTAGGAATGATATGTTTCAACGcagtaaaaaaattgcatatatCACTGTCAATATCCAAACTATTTCCAggcaaaatatcataaaatagcTCCGTTttgacttgaaaaaaaaatacaaacaatcaattaaaaatacactacaaatttataatgagTAAGGAAGTAAGAATATCCAGTTAATAAGTGGGctttttatcacaaaaatttaattatcatcgAACTCCAGTCATAGTAGGAGAGCCCAAGAGGGGATTTTGGGatttactcgagcgcgtcagattattataaggaAACGTATCTTACCTATTACTAAGTACCTCCAGAAAATATGAGCAGTGAATATTGGTGGGTGCGCTCACAAGAGCggcaggaaattaaaaaatatggataAATCTTTAAGTTTACGCTCAAATTGCCAGATTAGCgaaatttggattttttatgttgtaaataaccCGAAATATCTTTATCGACGCTcgagtcatatatttttatatttacctttTATTCGTAGCCACGAAATTACCGCATAAATCGtaagaataagttatattttattcagtaatATACCAGagtattcaaaatatcaaaatctaacgtgcttgagtatttccacagccccgtttttcttttacaattaaaaaaaaatcaaaaacttttttcCACCGctgaaattgaaaacactataggactttttttcttgctatcgtataatctgcgaattccaataggtttctgaaacgctcgagtaaatacacatttagcatcttgggctcccctactatcACTGACATTGcttcaatgatttttttacgttagggttatatttatttatgtataattaatactgCATTTAAACTTCTTTTTTCTGCACGTAGCACAATAAATTAAGCTTTGTCTGCCCTTGCAATTAGTTTGACGGGGAGTCCCCCATCCACTATTTGCACGTGATGGATGTTTCGATTAATCTTCAGCTCTTTTTTAGATGTTGGCGCGGGCACTACATTAAACTTTCGTAGTATGGCTGCGACTCCCGCCATCGATTGTAAGGTTCCAAGACGAGCACCTgcaaagtttaattttagaatGATACATAACTAATTCACCACACTCTGGCATGTTAAAGCATTCTACAACTCAAAATAGCTTTAGCATTAGAAAAGAAGAGTAAAGAGAAGATGtaaaaaattagaatattatgtaaaatggaAATGTCACCTTAGGTGGTATACTTATAGTTCGCAGGttctcatatttattaaatagcttACCTATGCATTTCCTTTGACCCTCACCAAATGGTAAATACGTATATTTTGGCCGCTTATTAACTTCTTCACTCAGAAACCTCTCAGGCCTATATTCCGTTGGATTATCGAAATATTTCTCATCAGTATACACCGCCTGTGTCGGTATGACCACTCTAACACCTGGATCGATAGTTATATCGGTACCAGGAAAAGTATATTGCTTTGTACAGATCCTAGAAAAGGCAGTAGTTGGCGGGAACAACCTCATGGACTCTTTCAAAGCCATATCCAATAAACTCATTTCACATATTGAgtcatatgttattttatcgtCGTGTTTAACTAATATTTCATCTATGTGCTTTTGAATTCGCTGTTGTACAGCAGGATACAATGCTAAATAATGCAATGTAGTGGATGCTGCTATAGCGGACGTTGAATAACCAGCAGCAAAGAAGATATATACTTGTGCTGCTAAAACCTCTGAATCCATTTCTAGTTCTATTTCCACAGGAGTGCCGTTAGCGTTTCTCTTTTCAAATGATTCACCCTTCATTGTACCCAAACTTTCTAATTCCATCAGAAAGTCAATAAAATCGTTACGGCCACTGGGCTTAAAATTTCTCTTTGCACGCATATGGTTAACAAGGTTTATCAAGGCCGTTTTCACACGTGGATCGACATGAAACGTGTTAAAGAACATCCAAACAGATGGAATCGCTTCCCCAATGGCCAAAATGCGAGTCTGCCATTCTTGTCTACTGAAAATTTTCTCGCCTAACGTCAAAAATTGGGAATTTCTTTCACTCATAACATCTGTGTCTAAGCCAAAACCACTGGAGCATATGCATTCCATAGAGTAACGTGCCATCATGTCAAAAGCATCCACTATACCACCGCCCGCAATAACGTCATTGGCAGCTTCTTGAAGTTTTTCAGCGCACTTGACGATTAACGGGAACATTTTAATCAACTTATGGTTTGTAAATGCAGGCGTTAGTCTTTGTCGCAAGAGACGCCAATAATCCCCACTGCAGTTAAACAAATTCAACATCATACGTTCTTTTTCTGGATCCCGTTCTACAGCTCGGATATAAAAGTGATCGAAGTCCAGggttaaaatattcttaaagtATTGAGGATCTTTCACATACAACTCGGGGGTGCTACCCCGGTAATAGCCTATAAAATCTTCCGTGGGATATTTTCGATATAAGATAATGCCTATTTCTGCGTTGCTTTTCAAACCAAATATCTTGTAACCATGAGTTCCAATGATAGGCCAAGGCGTATCATGTTTTATGTTTCTCTTTTTCCAAtatgaatatgttttttgatatcgaaaataaaaataaactaaaattagcAACGAGATAAATATAACCAACGACATGATGCCATTGATCGCTGCGTTTTAAAAATTCGTTCTCCAAAACAGTTAcagtatttattgattttcgtTAAAGttgataaaatgtaacaaGTTACTTATACGTTAagtacgtaataaataaatgcatccTCTTTACCTTATCATGTCACTCGCTACGTGTACCATTTTCGAAGAATACctttgtagtttttaaaaatatgtatacgcAGAGAAGTAAATGACCAATTCAATTGAGTTTTTAAGTATTACGTCTATACCACAACTACTGGGGGTCACATAGTCGTGTTCAAGTCCCAagttattagatattatttaattttcataaaaattaagggTCTTGATCCAATTTCTGATattacctagtcttgccataaatattgtaataaagaaaaaagaaaattgttaactgcaaataacatttattactttNNNNNNNNNNNNNNNNNNNNNNNNNNNNNNNNNNNNNNNNNNNNNNNNNNNNNNNNNNNNNNNNNNNNNNNNNNNNNNNNNNNNNNNNNNNNNNNNNNNNNNNNNNNNNNNNNNNNNNNNNNNNNNNNNNNNNNNNNNNNNNNNNNNNNNNNNNNNNNNNNNNNNNNNNNNNNNNNNNNNNNNNNNNNNNNNNNNNNNNNNNNNNNNNNNNNNNNNNNNNNNNNNNNNNNNNNNNNNNNNNNNNNNNNNNNNNNNNNNNNNNNNNNNNNNNNNNNNNNNNNNNNNNNNNNNNNNNNNNNNNNNNNNNNNNNNNNNNNNNNNNNNNNNNNNNNNNNNNNNNNNNNNNNNNNNNNNNNNNNNNNNNNNNNNNNNNNNNNNNNNNNNNNNNNNNNNNNNNNNNNNNNNNNNNNNNNNNNNNNNNNNNNNNNNNNNNNNNNNNNNNNNNNNNNNNNNNNNNNNNNNNNNNNNNNNNNNNNNNNNNNNNNNNNNNNNNNNNNNNNNNNNNNNNNNNNNNNNNNNNNNNNNNNNNNNNNNNNNNNNNNNNNNNNNNNNNNNNNNNNNNNNNNNNNNNNNNNNNNNNNNNNNNNNNNNNNNNNNNNNNNNNNNNNNNNNNNNNNNNNNNNNNNNNNNNNNNNNNNNNNNNNNNNNNNNNNNNNNNNNNNNNNNNNNNNNNNNNNNNNNNNNNNNNNNNNNNNNNNNNNNNNNNNNNNNNNNNNNNNNNNNNNNNNNNNNNNNNNNNNNNNNNNNNNNNNNNNNNNNNNNNNNNNNNNNNNNNNNNNNNNNNNNNNNNNNNNNNNNNNNNNNNNNNNNNNNNNNNNNNNNNNNNNNNNNNNNNNNNNNNNNNNNNNNNNNNNNNNNNNNNNNNNNNNNNNNNNNNNNNNNNNNNNNNNNNNNNNNNNNNNNNNNNNNNNNNNNNNNNNNNNNNNNNNNNNNNNNNNNNNNNNNNNNNNNNNNNNNNNNNNNNNNNNNNNNNNNNNNNNNNNNNNNNNNNNNNNNNNNNgacagattcgaaattcaaatgtaatatttttttataattaagtgtaacagtatttatggccagactaagtatacatGACACAACCAATATGCTATACATTTTGTTCGATAATTAAGatcgattaaatataaagattccGCTGTGCAAACAGCTTATATGATAGGaccaaataatttaacattgatAATTACGTATTCCATTATCACTAAAGAACGGTACATGAAGTTAAATTATTCGATAAGGTAACGGTTggcattatgtttttttttgttattttaaaaatttatactgtTTCTAGACTACTTTACTGGGGGAAGTATACAAACATTTACTTCTCAGTGAAAGGtatatcattcatttattgGAAGCTGTGATCATTGGATTATTAAtgactatatattatagaacGAATGCATCTCCTGCTGCTGCTGCAGTCCCTCTGTCTGTTCGCGATAAACTCTAAAACTACTACACCGATTCTCATTGTGTTTTCACCAAGGGATAGCTTAGTTCTCGAGAAGggttttagtattaaatttgtaaattattaattactgaaGACGTTAACAGAACGTATTCTCGtagcaataaaatacactaaatacataaataaaacaaaaacatttattcggtatattttacagaaactaagaaataatgtcatttaaataGAACCGAGATAGAGGAAAGATATAGCTGGTTAGTCGGTAACGATgtccaatatttaaaaatctgaaAACCAATGGatgttattcattttaaaatttataaatattaatcgcGTTAGCTTgagttaaatgtttaaatattctaaatttaaatggctatattttatttcaatataactaAGTAGCTTCACAATTACAGTTATGCATTTAATAGGTCATACAATACAGTTATGCATTTAATAGCTATTTCGGAAGCGGGAAATCGCTTTATATCCATCAATTTTTTGCACAGCATCGTTCGTTTCAAATGTTAATTCACAGATGTCCTGTGAACCAACTTCACAGGCAATCCCCCTTCCACCTGTTGGACGTGAAAGACTTTACGGTTAATCTTAAGATCCTTCTTAGAGTTTGGCGCCGGAACCACTGAGAATTTTTGCAGGATTGCTGCTACGCCGGCGATGGACTGCATTGTACCTAGTCTGTATCCTGAAAAATTTTAGAGATGTTGATTTCTTGCTGAACGTAAACTTACCAATTTTGTTTGGTTGAGACCCCAAATCTGGGAAACCATACTACatactatccttcctactatcctatcctacttatattataaatgcgaaagtttgtaaggatgtgtgtgtgtttcacactctttcacgcaaagactaatgagccgattgcaatgaaattcggtacgtagatagctggacaactggaataacatataggctactttttttccgatattcctacgggatacgaaattacgcgggtgaaaccgcggggcgcagccagtaGGCTATAAATAATAGCAATTGTCGTTTTTGAGAATCCTAAGAATATTTTGTACTATTAATGAATACGGGTGAAATCGCGTGCTGCGTGCAGCTAGAGCCGCGAATGACCAATTGACCGGCCCTGGATTTCAGTAAAGGTTCTGGCACTAGCCAGTAGTGGCAGTGCAATGAGAGAAAATAAACCTTCGCGTTAAttacgtattataaaatttcaagtgTTTGGTTTTTGTAGTATGGTTTCAAAGGTTTTCACACCACTGACGTCATTGTGAAAAAAATCTTACCAATACATTTCCTTTGTCCCTCACCAAACGCTAAGAAAGTGTACTTGGGCCTCTTATTTATCTCTTCGGGTAAGAATCTCTCAGGTCTATATTCTGTGggattttcatataatttttcatcatAGTTAAGAGCACGGGTTGGTATTACAACCCTGACACCCGGATCTATAGTTACATCAGTCCCTGGAAAAGTATATTTCTTTGTACATATACGTGACATAGGATTGGACGGTGGAAATAGCCTCATCGATTCCTTCA encodes the following:
- the LOC119834822 gene encoding cytochrome P450 6B6-like, which produces MLNLFNCSGDYWRLLRQRLTPAFTNHKLIKMFPLIVKCAEKLQEAANDVIAGGGIVDAFDMMARYSMECICSSGFGLDTDVMSERNSQFLTLGEKIFSRQEWQTRILAIGEAIPSVWMFFNTFHVDPRVKTALINLVNHMRAKRNFKPSGRNDFIDFLMELESLGTMKGESFEKRNANGTPVEIELEMDSEVLAAQVYIFFAAGYSTSAIAASTTLHYLALYPAVQQRIQKHIDEILVKHDDKITYDSICEMSLLDMALKESMRLFPPTTAFSRICTKQYTFPGTDITIDPGVRVVIPTQAVYTDEKYFDNPTEYRPERFLSEEVNKRPKYTYLPFGEGQRKCIGARLGTLQSMAGVAAILRKFNVVPAPTSKKELKINRNIHHVQIVDGGLPVKLIARADKA